In Phosphitispora fastidiosa, a single genomic region encodes these proteins:
- a CDS encoding lasso peptide isopeptide bond-forming cyclase, with translation MSAIAGIFHLNDEPITIDHGLKMMQALQQYPADDVQVWHQHNIFLGCHAQWITPESVGERLPYYDSTRQLAITADAIIDNRYDLFEALQVEPALRKEMPDSELILLAYQKWGQDAPKHLIGDFAFMIWDGKKRLLFGARDFSGTRTLYFYRSHQRFAFCTIMEPLFSLPYVAKEINEQWLAEFLAMPDMYETIDPSSSVFKNIEQIPPAHTISVSGSTIRFSRYVTLAGGEKLNLKSNQEYEEAFCEVFQNAVTARIRTHRPVGAHLSGGLDSGSAAAFAARALQMENKQLHTFSYIPVSDFTDWTPKHRLADERPFMQSVVRHAGNIQANYLDFAGKSPLSEIDAMLEMLEMPYKFPENSYWIKGIYEAARQEGIGVLLDGARGNLTISWGPALEYYTRLLKRLHWFRLYREINEYSKNIGLKKSRVMSALRKKLLLSVKQGLRSRGQGNFPIYISPELAKRTKVFEKLQEHGISPDGFSRQNAYETRETHFRQLYSWMVNGTLGSKASLHYSLWERDPTNDIRVVSFCLSVPKEQLVQNGLDRALIRRAAKNILPDKVRLNQRVRGFQSADGVHRMAGSWDVFISELQQMAADRTAAELFDTAVINNAISGIREPKPEYIVDFNFKILMRSLVVYRFVKKMSGKEVVI, from the coding sequence ATGAGCGCTATAGCCGGCATTTTTCACCTGAATGATGAACCAATAACTATTGACCATGGCCTGAAGATGATGCAGGCTTTACAGCAGTATCCTGCTGATGATGTTCAGGTATGGCATCAGCACAATATATTTCTGGGCTGTCATGCCCAGTGGATCACCCCGGAATCTGTCGGTGAACGGCTGCCTTACTATGACAGTACCAGACAGTTAGCCATTACGGCTGATGCTATTATAGATAATCGTTATGATTTGTTTGAGGCCTTGCAGGTGGAACCGGCGCTTAGAAAAGAGATGCCGGACAGTGAGTTGATTTTACTAGCTTACCAAAAGTGGGGCCAAGATGCCCCCAAGCATCTGATAGGTGATTTTGCCTTTATGATTTGGGACGGGAAAAAGCGCCTGCTCTTTGGAGCCAGGGACTTTTCCGGAACCCGGACCCTCTATTTTTACCGCAGCCATCAGCGCTTTGCTTTCTGTACCATCATGGAGCCTTTGTTTTCTTTACCATATGTCGCGAAAGAAATAAATGAACAGTGGCTGGCTGAATTCCTGGCTATGCCTGACATGTATGAGACTATCGACCCCTCTTCATCAGTCTTCAAAAATATAGAACAAATACCTCCTGCACATACAATTTCTGTTAGTGGCTCTACAATAAGGTTTTCCCGGTACGTCACCTTGGCCGGGGGTGAAAAATTAAATTTGAAATCAAACCAGGAATACGAAGAAGCCTTTTGCGAGGTATTCCAAAACGCGGTAACGGCGCGGATACGTACTCACCGTCCGGTGGGCGCACATTTAAGCGGGGGCCTGGATTCGGGTTCGGCAGCCGCTTTTGCTGCCAGGGCTTTGCAAATGGAGAATAAGCAGCTGCATACCTTCAGCTATATCCCTGTAAGTGACTTTACAGATTGGACTCCCAAACACCGGTTGGCGGATGAAAGACCGTTTATGCAGTCAGTTGTCCGGCATGCAGGCAATATTCAGGCTAATTACCTGGATTTTGCCGGTAAAAGCCCTTTATCAGAAATTGACGCTATGCTGGAAATGCTGGAGATGCCCTACAAATTTCCGGAAAACTCCTATTGGATCAAAGGAATATATGAAGCAGCCCGGCAGGAGGGGATAGGGGTACTGCTGGACGGAGCCAGGGGCAATTTAACCATATCATGGGGCCCGGCATTGGAATACTACACAAGGCTTTTAAAGAGGCTGCACTGGTTCCGGCTTTACCGTGAAATAAATGAATACAGCAAAAACATTGGTCTTAAGAAATCACGCGTAATGTCAGCTTTGAGAAAAAAGCTCCTGCTGTCTGTAAAACAGGGTCTGCGTTCCCGGGGTCAGGGCAATTTCCCCATATACATCAGCCCTGAACTGGCTAAACGGACTAAGGTCTTTGAAAAACTGCAGGAGCATGGTATTAGTCCTGACGGCTTTTCAAGGCAGAATGCTTATGAGACCAGGGAAACACATTTTCGGCAGTTATATTCCTGGATGGTAAACGGCACCCTTGGGTCCAAGGCTTCGCTGCATTACTCCTTATGGGAACGTGACCCGACAAATGATATCAGGGTGGTCAGCTTTTGTCTGTCGGTTCCCAAGGAGCAGCTTGTCCAAAACGGTTTGGACCGCGCACTAATCCGGAGGGCAGCGAAAAACATTCTGCCTGATAAGGTCAGGTTAAACCAGCGGGTCCGGGGTTTTCAAAGCGCTGACGGGGTACATAGAATGGCCGGTTCCTGGGATGTTTTTATCAGCGAACTGCAGCAGATGGCTGCGGACCGGACTGCCGCTGAACTGTTTGATACAGCGGTCATTAATAATGCTATTTCGGGGATCAGAGAACCGAAGCCCGAATACATTGTGGATTTTAATTTTAAGATTCTAATGCGGAGTCTGGTAGTTTACAGATTCGTTAAAAAGATGTCCGGGAAGGAGGTGGTCATATGA
- a CDS encoding nucleotidyltransferase domain-containing protein, whose translation MCESGLLRIFKIGSPVDADIADWNAVLQEAGRHQVAELLAKMVKQAPEGAVPPEVMASLKKIYSWTFMANVWRARETENVILLLQKAGIRCIVLKGIPLAERLYGDIGVRNSWDIDLLVEEDKLCLAVATLKLDGYLQQKFNVELLLADLEHDIRMEKKTPLGSCWVELHYKYTHRKSQNIAMAEVWERAGSGVFGDGKTPVGELAPLDLVLSLCLHSAGHNFSIFRNVLDVVQAIEVEGSHIDWKEFARIAKRYGISYRVYASLYYAAIMFQAPVPLSVLGDLKPPAYVCNLLAKECLPDTLPQGLSPLTSGVVRNEGVIGYLMASWRKMFPPILRIKSSYHISTFRALFFYPKRLVYLIAKPFGVRKK comes from the coding sequence ATGTGTGAATCAGGCCTGCTCCGGATATTCAAAATCGGTTCGCCGGTGGATGCAGATATTGCGGATTGGAATGCCGTGCTGCAGGAGGCTGGAAGGCATCAGGTTGCAGAACTGCTGGCCAAAATGGTCAAACAGGCCCCTGAAGGTGCAGTGCCTCCTGAGGTGATGGCCTCTTTAAAAAAAATATATTCCTGGACCTTTATGGCTAACGTCTGGCGGGCCAGAGAAACAGAAAACGTCATCCTGCTGCTGCAAAAAGCCGGCATCAGGTGTATCGTCCTCAAAGGAATACCCCTGGCTGAAAGACTTTATGGAGATATCGGGGTCAGGAATAGCTGGGATATTGACCTTTTGGTAGAAGAGGACAAACTCTGCCTGGCTGTGGCAACACTTAAGCTGGACGGCTATCTACAGCAAAAGTTTAATGTGGAATTATTGCTTGCTGATTTAGAGCACGATATCAGAATGGAAAAGAAAACCCCCCTGGGATCCTGCTGGGTGGAACTCCATTATAAATATACCCATCGCAAGAGCCAAAACATTGCAATGGCTGAAGTATGGGAGAGGGCAGGCAGCGGGGTCTTCGGTGACGGCAAAACGCCGGTCGGGGAGTTGGCGCCGCTAGACCTGGTACTGAGCTTATGCCTTCATTCTGCGGGGCACAATTTCAGCATTTTCAGAAATGTTCTTGATGTGGTACAGGCCATTGAGGTGGAAGGCAGTCATATTGACTGGAAGGAATTTGCCCGGATTGCCAAAAGATACGGGATTTCCTACCGAGTGTATGCCTCTCTGTATTATGCTGCCATAATGTTTCAGGCACCGGTGCCTTTATCTGTCCTTGGAGACCTGAAACCACCTGCCTATGTGTGTAATCTGCTGGCAAAGGAGTGTCTGCCCGATACTCTGCCTCAGGGGCTGAGTCCCTTAACCAGCGGGGTAGTCCGCAATGAAGGAGTTATTGGTTACTTAATGGCATCATGGCGCAAAATGTTTCCGCCAATTCTAAGAATAAAGAGCTCCTATCACATCAGTACCTTCAGGGCTCTGTTCTTCTATCCGAAGCGCCTGGTATATTTGATTGCCAAGCCGTTTGGGGTGAGAAAAAAATGA
- a CDS encoding paeninodin family lasso peptide, translating to MKKEWQRPVVETLDIAETMLGTGMSNIDFSYSDEDETVFLHSS from the coding sequence ATGAAAAAGGAATGGCAAAGACCGGTAGTGGAGACTCTTGATATTGCTGAAACAATGCTCGGAACAGGGATGTCTAATATTGATTTTAGTTATTCAGATGAAGATGAAACAGTTTTTTTGCATAGCTCCTAA
- a CDS encoding lasso peptide biosynthesis PqqD family chaperone has protein sequence MSSSTNIQSGHTVVQSKENIASDMDGEKVILSVSQGKYYNLGEVGGRIWDIIERPISVKDLTAALVAEYEVAQDICEEQIISFLDDLLKEGLIISDNIIVDE, from the coding sequence ATGAGCTCATCCACAAATATTCAATCCGGTCACACCGTCGTCCAGAGCAAGGAAAATATAGCAAGTGATATGGATGGGGAAAAAGTCATCCTCAGTGTCTCTCAGGGAAAGTACTACAATTTGGGTGAAGTCGGGGGCAGAATCTGGGATATTATTGAGAGGCCAATTTCTGTTAAAGATTTAACTGCCGCTCTAGTGGCGGAATATGAGGTAGCCCAAGACATATGTGAAGAGCAGATAATTTCTTTTTTGGATGATTTGCTAAAGGAAGGCTTAATAATTTCCGATAATATTATAGTGGATGAGTAG